One part of the Paroedura picta isolate Pp20150507F chromosome 5, Ppicta_v3.0, whole genome shotgun sequence genome encodes these proteins:
- the LOC143837315 gene encoding uncharacterized protein LOC143837315 isoform X2, whose product MRRDRPQERAASWPAEHIKVLLALWTEAAVTHDLSSHGRNRAVYDGISQRLAEMGIYRTGDQCREKMKGLKVAYRKAKENNSVGRPPIKCPFYDEIDQIMTQYINCRPGFPSEASEGSSTLVDRQEGLSLSEPWGSHSGISDRWGSQASGHWLSQAAASESQGTDEFSYVQAESQDAFGEIQVIPVQVKEEESEDEISPELDVASPIVMETQPTPRHLISMLDQRPHLRTRKQKVQGEGQSSYQRAAGHKYSRSHHLELQRMQRQVASQAEEKQSLAEFIQHDREMRREDREFQAQLFEKLFQKQTELVQALSRAPVSPTTTACPSALQALQVSAKSGAGTAAGPGSQLQALLEQIMQAEVSGKGLTRIAVKEALGGTVKVPPEVQYWTAEEILRWLLSQQSPNDQCQEVLATPRAGTGPGKGLNKAQQLCGNNCAKETETDVDLETQRQCFRQFCYQDACGPQEVYRCLWDLSHQWLRPEVHTKEQIMELLVVEQFLSILPAEIQTLVRECQPENGKEAVALAERFQLHFESKRKRDRTRVTSEDVVPVSSRGKLDDNETQVCVKDGQENRGRTGLLGTEAYHRLRKRPKSGLREWIAPKQGGEHGEAAAKHRKLDNSLEAQELAFDKDDTASSPRHRNDSRTSPEADGPSLSDSIDLLLDSPWSGNGSGDTTHEGPSDPRGLPACATCAALKAELDTVREELRITQASTLYGLSGTALRDLSEALGTIAHILNNRMSSSTTNASQKVAEIPTRPVWQERNRF is encoded by the exons ATGAGGCGGGACAGACCCCAAGAGCGGGCAGCCAGCTGGCCAGCAGAGCACATCAAAGTCCTCCTTGCCCTGTGGACTGAGGCAGCGGTGACTCATGATCTCAGCTCCCACGGGAGGAACCGTGCAGTCTATGACGGCATTTCCCAGCGCCTTGCAGAAATGGGCATATACCGGACTGGGGACCAGTGCCGGGAGAAAATGAaaggtctcaaagtggcctaccgCAAAGCCAAAGAAAACAACTCCGTCGGGCGGCCCCCCATCAAGTGTCCGTTCTATGATGAAATAGACCAGATAATGACACAGTACATCAACTGCAGGCCGGGCTTTCCCTCGGAGGCTAGTGAAGGATCCAGCACCCTTGTGGACAGGCAGGAAGGACTTTCGCTCTCAGAGCCCTGGGGCTCCCATTCTGGCATCTCAGATCGCTGGGGATCCCAGGCCTCAGGACACTGGTTGTCACAGGCTGCTGCGTCTGAAAGTCAAGGGACTGATGAATTCAGCTATGTTCAGGCAGAGTCTCAAGATGCCTTTGGTGAGATCCAAGTCATCCCCGTCCAAGTAAAGGAAGAGGAATCGGAAGATGAGATATCACCTGAACTTG ATGTGGCCTCTCCTATAGTGATGGAAACACAGCCTACCCCAAGGCATCTCATCTCCATGCTTGACCAGCGTCCTCACCTTCGAACCCGGAAGCAAAAGGTTCAGGGAGAGGGGCAGTCAAGCTATCAAAGGGCAGCTGGCCACAAGTACAGCCGTTCCCATCATCTGGAGCTGCAGAGAATGCAGAGACAGGTGGCCAGCCAAGCTGAGGAGAAGCAGAGCTTAGCAGAGTTCATCCAGCATGACAGGGAGATGCGCCGGGAGGACAGGGAATTCCAAGCCCAGCTCTTTGAGAAACTTTTCCAGAAGCAAACGGAGCTTGTCCAGGCACTGTCTCGAGCTCCTGTCAGCCCTACCACCACTGCCTGCCCCAGTGCCCTGCAGGCCTTGCAGGTGTCTGCAAAGAGTGGAGCAGGAACAGCTGCAGGTCCTGGCTCCCAGTTACAAGCTTTGCTAGAACAGATAATGCAGGCTGAAGTATCAGGGAAGGGTCTAACCAGGATTGCTGTGAAGGAGGCCcttggaggaactgtgaaagtaCCTCCTGAGGTACAGTACTGGACAGCTGAAGAGATACTAAGATGGCTTCTGTCTCAGCAGTCACCTAACGACCAGTGCCAAGAGGTGTTAGCGACTCCCAGAGCAGGGACAGGGCCTGGGAAAGGCCTTAACAAAGCCCAGCAGCTGTGTGGTAACAACTGTGCTAAAGAGACAGAAACGGACGTTGACCTCGAAACGCAGCGCCAGTGCTTCCGGCAGTTTTGCTACCAGGATGCCTGTGGGCCCCAGGAGGTTTACCGGTGCCTGTGGGACCTTTCGCATCAGTGGCTGAGGCCAGAGGTCCACACCAAAGAGCAGATCATGGAGCTGCTGGTGGTGGAGCAATTCTTGAGCATCCTTCCTGCCGAAATCCAGACCTTGGTACGAGAGTGTCAGCCGGAAAATGGCAAGGAGGCTGTGGCCCTGGCAGAGAGGTTCCAGCTTCACTTTGAGTCCAAAAGGAAACGGGACCGG ACACGAGTGACATCTGAGGATGTGGTTCCAGTTTCTTCCAGAGGAAAATTGGATGACAATGAAACACAAGTGTGTGTCAAAGATGGTCAAGAGAATCGTGGGAGGACTGGCTTACTTG GTACAGAAGCATACCACCGGCTGAGGAAGAGGCCCAAGTCGGGTCTGAGAGAATGGATCGCGCCCAAGCAAGGTGGAGAACACGGAGAGGCCGCAGCAAAACACAGGAAGTTGGATAATAGCTTAGAGGCACAGGAG CTGGCTTTTGACAAGGATGATACTGCCTCCAGCCCTCGGCATAGAAACGACAGCCGCACGTCTCCCGAAGCCGACGGACCGTCTCTCAGTGACAGCATTGACCTGCTGCTGGATTCTCCATGGAGCGGAAACGGCAGTGGTGACACAACCCACGAGGGACCCTCTGATCCCCGGGGGCTGCCAGCCTGTGCCACCTGCGCCGCGCTGAAGGCCGAGCTGGACACCGTCCGCGAGGAGCTCAGGATAACCCAAG
- the LOC143837315 gene encoding uncharacterized protein LOC143837315 isoform X1 — translation MRRDRPQERAASWPAEHIKVLLALWTEAAVTHDLSSHGRNRAVYDGISQRLAEMGIYRTGDQCREKMKGLKVAYRKAKENNSVGRPPIKCPFYDEIDQIMTQYINCRPGFPSEASEGSSTLVDRQEGLSLSEPWGSHSGISDRWGSQASGHWLSQAAASESQGTDEFSYVQAESQDAFGEIQVIPVQVKEEESEDEISPELDVASPIVMETQPTPRHLISMLDQRPHLRTRKQKVQGEGQSSYQRAAGHKYSRSHHLELQRMQRQVASQAEEKQSLAEFIQHDREMRREDREFQAQLFEKLFQKQTELVQALSRAPVSPTTTACPSALQALQVSAKSGAGTAAGPGSQLQALLEQIMQAEVSGKGLTRIAVKEALGGTVKVPPEVQYWTAEEILRWLLSQQSPNDQCQEVLATPRAGTGPGKGLNKAQQLCGNNCAKETETDVDLETQRQCFRQFCYQDACGPQEVYRCLWDLSHQWLRPEVHTKEQIMELLVVEQFLSILPAEIQTLVRECQPENGKEAVALAERFQLHFESKRKRDRTRVTSEDVVPVSSRGKLDDNETQVCVKDGQENRGRTGLLGTEAYHRLRKRPKSGLREWIAPKQGGEHGEAAAKHRKLDNSLEAQEVTEAVERTNHRPTPRPGKQEGKAKGQERSVLGHSLAAAGESTAEGQAKVEGSGRDSESLNGVLPCGTLRTGKTPASLVPSQLAFDKDDTASSPRHRNDSRTSPEADGPSLSDSIDLLLDSPWSGNGSGDTTHEGPSDPRGLPACATCAALKAELDTVREELRITQASTLYGLSGTALRDLSEALGTIAHILNNRMSSSTTNASQKVAEIPTRPVWQERNRF, via the exons ATGAGGCGGGACAGACCCCAAGAGCGGGCAGCCAGCTGGCCAGCAGAGCACATCAAAGTCCTCCTTGCCCTGTGGACTGAGGCAGCGGTGACTCATGATCTCAGCTCCCACGGGAGGAACCGTGCAGTCTATGACGGCATTTCCCAGCGCCTTGCAGAAATGGGCATATACCGGACTGGGGACCAGTGCCGGGAGAAAATGAaaggtctcaaagtggcctaccgCAAAGCCAAAGAAAACAACTCCGTCGGGCGGCCCCCCATCAAGTGTCCGTTCTATGATGAAATAGACCAGATAATGACACAGTACATCAACTGCAGGCCGGGCTTTCCCTCGGAGGCTAGTGAAGGATCCAGCACCCTTGTGGACAGGCAGGAAGGACTTTCGCTCTCAGAGCCCTGGGGCTCCCATTCTGGCATCTCAGATCGCTGGGGATCCCAGGCCTCAGGACACTGGTTGTCACAGGCTGCTGCGTCTGAAAGTCAAGGGACTGATGAATTCAGCTATGTTCAGGCAGAGTCTCAAGATGCCTTTGGTGAGATCCAAGTCATCCCCGTCCAAGTAAAGGAAGAGGAATCGGAAGATGAGATATCACCTGAACTTG ATGTGGCCTCTCCTATAGTGATGGAAACACAGCCTACCCCAAGGCATCTCATCTCCATGCTTGACCAGCGTCCTCACCTTCGAACCCGGAAGCAAAAGGTTCAGGGAGAGGGGCAGTCAAGCTATCAAAGGGCAGCTGGCCACAAGTACAGCCGTTCCCATCATCTGGAGCTGCAGAGAATGCAGAGACAGGTGGCCAGCCAAGCTGAGGAGAAGCAGAGCTTAGCAGAGTTCATCCAGCATGACAGGGAGATGCGCCGGGAGGACAGGGAATTCCAAGCCCAGCTCTTTGAGAAACTTTTCCAGAAGCAAACGGAGCTTGTCCAGGCACTGTCTCGAGCTCCTGTCAGCCCTACCACCACTGCCTGCCCCAGTGCCCTGCAGGCCTTGCAGGTGTCTGCAAAGAGTGGAGCAGGAACAGCTGCAGGTCCTGGCTCCCAGTTACAAGCTTTGCTAGAACAGATAATGCAGGCTGAAGTATCAGGGAAGGGTCTAACCAGGATTGCTGTGAAGGAGGCCcttggaggaactgtgaaagtaCCTCCTGAGGTACAGTACTGGACAGCTGAAGAGATACTAAGATGGCTTCTGTCTCAGCAGTCACCTAACGACCAGTGCCAAGAGGTGTTAGCGACTCCCAGAGCAGGGACAGGGCCTGGGAAAGGCCTTAACAAAGCCCAGCAGCTGTGTGGTAACAACTGTGCTAAAGAGACAGAAACGGACGTTGACCTCGAAACGCAGCGCCAGTGCTTCCGGCAGTTTTGCTACCAGGATGCCTGTGGGCCCCAGGAGGTTTACCGGTGCCTGTGGGACCTTTCGCATCAGTGGCTGAGGCCAGAGGTCCACACCAAAGAGCAGATCATGGAGCTGCTGGTGGTGGAGCAATTCTTGAGCATCCTTCCTGCCGAAATCCAGACCTTGGTACGAGAGTGTCAGCCGGAAAATGGCAAGGAGGCTGTGGCCCTGGCAGAGAGGTTCCAGCTTCACTTTGAGTCCAAAAGGAAACGGGACCGG ACACGAGTGACATCTGAGGATGTGGTTCCAGTTTCTTCCAGAGGAAAATTGGATGACAATGAAACACAAGTGTGTGTCAAAGATGGTCAAGAGAATCGTGGGAGGACTGGCTTACTTG GTACAGAAGCATACCACCGGCTGAGGAAGAGGCCCAAGTCGGGTCTGAGAGAATGGATCGCGCCCAAGCAAGGTGGAGAACACGGAGAGGCCGCAGCAAAACACAGGAAGTTGGATAATAGCTTAGAGGCACAGGAGGTGACTGAGGCTGTGGAGAGAACAAACCACAGACCGACTCCCAGGCCAGGAAAGCAAGAGGGGAAAGCAAAGGGGCAGGAAAGATCTGTTCTGGGGCACTCTCTTGCTGCGGCTGGGGAAAGCACAGCTGAGGGGCAAGCCAAGGTGGAGGGCAGTGGCAGGGATTCGGAATCTCTGAATGGGGTGCTTCCTTGTGGTACGTTGCGCACAGGGAAGACACCAGCAAGCCTTGTACCTTCTCAGCTGGCTTTTGACAAGGATGATACTGCCTCCAGCCCTCGGCATAGAAACGACAGCCGCACGTCTCCCGAAGCCGACGGACCGTCTCTCAGTGACAGCATTGACCTGCTGCTGGATTCTCCATGGAGCGGAAACGGCAGTGGTGACACAACCCACGAGGGACCCTCTGATCCCCGGGGGCTGCCAGCCTGTGCCACCTGCGCCGCGCTGAAGGCCGAGCTGGACACCGTCCGCGAGGAGCTCAGGATAACCCAAG
- the PSMC4 gene encoding 26S proteasome regulatory subunit 6B: MEEIGILVEKAQDEIPALNISRPQTGLSFLVPEAEDVEDLYSRYKKLQQELEFLEVQEEYIKDEQKNLKKEFLHAQEEVKRIQSIPLVIGQFLEAVDQNTAIVGSTTGSNYYVRILSTIDRELLKPNASVALHKHSNALVDVLPPEADSSIMMLTSDQKPDVMYADIGGMDIQKQEVREAVELPLTHFELYKQIGIDPPRGVLMYGPPGCGKTMLAKAVAHHTTAAFIRVVGSEFVQKYLGEGPRMVRDVFRLAKENAPAIIFIDEIDAIATKRFDAQTGADREVQRILLELLNQMDGFDQNVNVKVIMATNRADTLDPALLRPGRLDRKIEFPLPDRRQKRLIFSTITSKMNLSEEVDLEDYVARPDKISGADINSICQEAGMLAVRENRYIVLAKDFEKAYKTVIKKDEQEHEFYK, encoded by the exons ATGGAGGAGATCGGGATCCTAGTGGAGAAAGCGCAG GATGAAATTCCTGCTCTGAACATCTCCAGGCCTCAGACTGGCCTCTCCTTCTTGGTTCCAGAGGCTGAAGATGTGGAGGATCTCTACAGTCGCTACAAG AAGCTGCAGCAGGAGTTAGAATTCCTGGAGGTACAAGAAGAGTACATCAAAGATGAGCAGAAGAACCTTAAGAAAGAGTTTCTGCACGCTCAGGAGGAAGTCAAGCGCATCCAGAGCATCCCCCTGGTCATTGGCCAGTTCCTGGAGGCAGTGGATCAGAACACGGCCATTGTGGGCTCCACCACAG GCTCCAATTATTATGTCCGGATCTTGAGCACCATTGACCGGGAGCTGCTCAAGCCCAATGCCTCAGTGGCCCTGCACAAGCACAGCAATGCTTTGGTGGACGTGCTCCCTCCCGAGGCTGACAGCAGCATTATGATGCTCACTTCAG ATCAGAAACCGGACGTGATGTATGCTGATATTGGTGGGATGGATATTCagaagcaggaagtcagggaggcCGTGGAGCTGCCCCTCACCCACTTTGAACTCTACAAACAG ATTGGTATCGACCCACCGCGAGGCGTGTTGATGTACGGGCCCCCTGGGTGCGGAAAGACCATGTTGGCCAAAGCGGTGGCCCACCACACCACAG ctgCCTTCATCCGGGTGGTGGGATCGGAGTTTGTGCAGAAGTACCTTGGTGAGGGCCCCCGGATGGTGCGGGATGTCTTCCGCCTGGCCAAAGAAAATGCCCCGGCCATCATCTTCATCGATGAGATAGATGCCATCGCCACCAAGCGCTTCGACGCACAGACAGGCG CGGACAGGGAGGTTCAACGCATCCTGCTGGAGCTGCTCAATCAGATGGATGGCTTTGACCAGAACGTTAACGTCAAG GTGATAATGGCCACAAACCGAGCTGACACACTGGACCCTGCTCTGCTCCGACCGGGCCGCCTGGACCGCAAAATCGAGTTTCCTCTGCCGGACCGGCGCCAGAAACGATTGATCTTCTCCACCATCACCAGCAAGATGAACCTGTCTGAGGAGGTGGATCTGGAGGACT ACGTGGCTCGGCCAGATAAGATCTCAGGTGCCGACATCAACTCGATCTGCCAAGAG GCTGGAATGCTGGCCGTACGAGAGAACCGTTACATCGTCCTAGCCAAGGACTTTGAGAAGGCCTACAAGACGGTCATCAAGAAAGATGAACAGGAACATGAGTTCTACAAATAA